The segment tgatatttatttattcttacaAGAGAAAACTATGCATTAATTTCTTTCTGTTCAATAGTTCTGCAGTACTTCCTGTTATTCTTCAACCTGAAATTGCCTCATATTGAAGTTTGCTATTGTAGATGTaggaactttttttattttgtttgtttgtattttgttgctgtttgaaATAGATGATGTGTGCTCTCAACCAAACAGCAAAAGAACCGTTTACAATACTATCAGCAACAAGTCCATAGGCCCGGTTCTGTCTTAACTTTGGTTTGGAAacacagttttccttttttttttgccatgcattttttttttttactatgtgtACTTTTGGTCTCAGGACCTTttgcttccctttttttttttacaaggcaGTGTTACTTTACGTTTTCCTGAAAGAATGCCAAGAACACGGTTTAAATGAGTGTTTGCGTGCGTGCAAGTGCGTGCATGAAGGTATGAGAAACTTTGGAAGTTGGCACTAACCTTAACCAGGCTGCCGGAGGGAGAAGAGAATTATGGGGCATTTAGGCCGGTTTTACAAGAGCTGAAAAAACATGCGAAAGGTTCAAATGACACCAAACACCGGCCTTATAAAATTGCACAACCAACACCTTTAGACAGCCACGCAGGCACTAACACCAGCCAGTGAAACACATATCGTCCTCTaatatgaaactttttttttcccgcaaagtcaaaaagaaaaacaagaaagaatgaaagaaaacgCCCACAAACTGATTCAGAGCACAACTGGCTTGAAAAATGCTGCCTGGCAATTACCACCGCATCAGCAAGACTTTGTTTTCTTACAGTCCTGACATCTTtctctttgtctctctgtggttttctcccttttcttaaaaaaaacccaaaaaaacgtGTGCTTGCATAAACTTTTGGAAAGCGGCACAAGGTAAGCAAAAGACAGgaagagcattttttttttgcatcggaaaataaaaagaaggcaAAGAAATACGGTTCGAAGAAGAGAAGGAAGTGAGCGAGAGCCACGatgaaaagggagaaaataagAGAGATGGGTTGATTTAAGATGGGAACACTGGATCGAGGGAGAGGTAGAAAGACCACCTCAAACTAAAGAGAGAGGGAGCGAGGAGACAGAGGTAAAGAAGGTGGAGACAGAAAAAGAGAGACCACCCCGCAGTTAACACCAGAGGGAAGACGGCACAATTTTTTAATGTCTATTTTCTCTTCCAGCTCAGCTCCCCTTGGACCAACACCGAGGCTGGAGCTGCTCTGCTGGCAAGACGTCCCTCACTCCGCCgtgatgtgtgtgtttgtgcacaaTCACTCATGACAGGGGCCCCCGGAATGCCAATAAACCGCGGCTGTGCTCCTCTTATTGCTTTCAACAGAGAAAGGCTCGAAAAACCTTATATAATCCCAGCATGATGCAACcctgagcgtgtgtgtgtgtgagcttgTGTCGTACCATTCACACAACAGGGTTACATGGATTTCCCCACATATTCCTTGTGCTTTCTATAGGCCTGTGTCGAGGCGAACAATGTCCTCTCTCAGACATCGCTCCGTGTGTGACCTGAGGTCTTTTTCATACCAATAGTCTGCAGATCTGCCCGTGATAAGAAAGCCACTGCGGTTTTACAAGGTAAACACAGCAAAACCTCTTCAACCCTAATCGGCAGACCTCCTAAAAGGTCCCAAAAAATTTCAGAAAGCTTAAATCCAATAAGGGCACTTTGTGAGGGGAGCGGTAAATTAAGTTAGGAGAAAAAGCCCGTGTGTTTGATTGAGCCGTGCCGGTCTTTGATAGAGCGCCCCCCGTGTTTATGTTTGTAAAGCGAGGCTGCGGCGATATTGTCTGGTATGTGGAGAGTCATAAAGGTCTTCTGTTTAACTCAATCTGCAGGATAAACAGCCGCGGGGAGGAGAAGCTCAACGGATTCGTATGAGTTTGTTCCCATCGCTCTCGGCTGCTCTATTCTCCTTCCCGTTGCTTCAGCGGCTCGGCCCTTTGCCTCGATCCATCTATCGGCCTCATGCTCTGCCCCGTGCATCGTTGAGTTTTAGCAGTCCGAGTGTGAATCTTCTGGGAATGAATATGAAGACTGGTGGTCCggtttttgggagggggggggtcactTCATTCTGTGGAGAAGGGGAGTTTGAGAGGTCGCAGGTCAGGACTGATGGGTGCTGTTGGCACCGACCTCAGGGGATGTGTGTGAGCGACTACTCATCAGTTTGATAGACAGCTGGGCCAACTGAGAACTTACCCTCACTTCCTCTGTCAGCAGTGGTCTCATTAGTCATTCTGGCCATGATTTGACGTATTTTGGTCTTAATTGCAGAAAGGTTAAGCTATATTTAGGGGAAAATGGAatggtttaattgtttttttaacgttctgattttaaatctcagataaaacaaaaaacatcacagGGAAGATTTGGGAAAGATTTGTTATCACATTTCTCAGCTCTCGGGTCTCTGGCTATGCCTGTCATTTAGTTTCAGCTGTAGGGAAAAGAAAATATACCCCATGTTTGCACAAAGTGCACAATTCTCCCAGACTTTTTCAGacacacagcatttcagtcagaTTAAACTCAGGACTTTGACTCGGCCATCGTAAAACCTTGGTCCTTGTTGGTCATCCTGGTGTCGATTTCTTCCTGCCTCTTGGTGACATGCTTTAGATGTGGGACTGATAGCTTTGCATCTGACTTCAGAATTATGTGGTTGACAGAGGAATGCATGGTCAAATATATAACCGCGAGGTCCTGTAAGTGCAAAACAAGCCCGAAACCGTCCCTCCACCACCATTCTCGACAGCTTAGACAGTTTCTGCCATGAACAGACAAACGTTTTTTTACTTTGGTCTAACTCGTCCACAGGAGGTGTTGTGGCTCTTGATGGTGACGCAGCTCTGCACGCCTACGATATGCTGCCCTGACTGCTTTCTACGCAAGCCATGCTTGTTTTTGTCAGTTAATAAGTCAGATGAAACTGTACAGTGAGACTGAACTCTTGGGTTTATTGCATTATCCAAGAGCATGGTTGGCTTGGAAATgatcttttaatgttttctcacaGTAAGAAATGGTTTTATATTCCCTGGCTGGTTGATAGGCATGACATTTGCTTGTTTAACATAATTGCTACCGTCTTTCCTTGCCACACCTGTACCTGAGCACTAAATCAGGTGCTTTAACCTGGATGCTCCTTCTCCCATGGTTGTGTCCCCTGGTTCCTTAACCCACCATCAAGCTTGGGTGGTACAGATTTCTCATCTCATGGGTGTTTTTTGctcaataaatacaataaatacatcatccaacagtcccccccccccctttactcCTACTCATGCTTTTGTAACAAAACCTACTAAACCACTGTAACTCCTGAGCATCTGTAATTCTGGCTGTGACTCTACATGCATCAAACGTGGATAGATGCAACAGTCATGTGCTTCAGACGCTGTTAAGTCTATGCAGTGGCCACAACTATTCGCTCTTTCTTCTTAGCCACGTTTCAAGGATCTACATCAATTTGCACCCACATCACAATGCCTCTATCACTGTGTTTTGCTGTGTACATGGTGTGTTCGGGGTGGTGATGAGGAACGCCAATGTTCTACCAAATAGGTGCTCTGCACGCAAACcaaaaagttctgttttggcCACATCTGACAGAAGCCACTTTTGCCACATGATAGGAGGGTTGACCTCTGGGGTTAGTGGCAATCTGCAAACCTGACTTCTTATAGCTTCCTTCTTGCCACTCTATAAAGACCAGAATTGTTAATTCCACGTCCTTTCAacatattctcccacctgagctgtcgTTTTCGCTGGCTCCTCCAGAGCTGTCATGGCCCTCTTGGACACTTCTCTAAATATTGTTGCTCTTATCCAGcctgttaatttaatttaaaagtccTTTCAAGGAGTCCCTTTAAAAGTTTGATCATTTATATAGGATTTAGATATCACTCTGAATTATCCTgaaattaagttgttttttgGGTTATTTGCAAAGAATCTGGATACAAAcaattttgcaaggcaccgttTCTAGTCAAGGGACATGTAAATGCCAATGCAGTTgttcaaaagagaaaaaaaggttagGACAAATATTCACGAGTTTGCACGCGTTGGTGTGCTTTCCGCTTTCTGATGTTGGATTCATTTCAGCAATGAAGCTACATTTCTTCGTCTGAAGCAAAAACACGCTGTGCTCCTCCGAGGGCAGCCGAACGATTTATTCCACTGTGACTCACTTTAATAGAGGAGTTAAGCAATGTGCCCCAAAGACTGGCTTGAGGTACGATTACCTTCGCTTACGCTTTATAAGTTAAGAAGGATCCGCAGAACACACATAAACATGTACACTCATGTGCACACACTAACTCTTTAGGTTGAGATGAAACACAGATAATTAGCTCTAATGGAAACCAGACTTCCAAATCAACTTTGTTTCTCCCCCCTGTCTGTCTCAGCCTGACTTCCTTgtcccaccccccccccccctgtcctgGTCTTTTTGTGGTGTTGAGGGTTAATGTAAACCAGGGCTTGTTGCCCCATAACGGGGGAACTTCACAGAGACACAGGGGAGAAGCAGCCCTGGTAAAAGCAAAGAGAGACAGGCACACTTCTGCTGCGGTGTTTCACCGACCAAACACACTTGAACCCAGAGCCGTTTTCAGGGTGTAATTCATCTTTGGGCCGGTACGTCACAGAGAGAGGCCTGGACCTTTGGTTTGGATCCGTTTAGGGACTGCAAAGCCGAAAAAAGTCAGGAGACATAAAGCGAAGATTAATGAGCGGGAGAGAGAGTGTATGCGAGTTTGTGTCAGTCATCAAAGAGTCTATAAATCACAGTACACTTAAAATTGGAGAGCCAGATGCCTTCACACTGATAACAAGCGGTCATCCCATTACTTCTGAACATCAAAGAGGGCAGGAGCCGGGGTTGCAGgaccccctctttttttttttgctgtctttCCTTCTGGGTGTGGAATGTATTTCCCCGTTTCATAGGCGTGAGAAATCTCCCTCTTTGTGTTTATAAcctgtatgtgtttgtgtgcgtgtttgGAAGCCTCAGAGGTGACATTCCTCCGTGTCAGAGCAACAGCCTCAAGTTTAAGATAACACAGCCACGGTAATCTAAGGGTGGGAATTGATTCCCCCTTGTCGGTCAGCGGGGGCTTCAGGGTCAGAGCTGATGGCTTTACCTTCTGCACGCAAGCTGTGGCGCAAAAAACCCCCAATAATGATTCCATAATCATCCCCTAACAACCATGCAGAGAGCTGGATTTCCACACAGCCTTCACATTAGCGTTACTGTAGCCTTTTTCTTCACAAGTGTTTTATATGAAGTAGCTgcctttaggatttttttttttgagtgaaaGAGTCAAAGGATTCAAACTTTGATACTTAGACATATTCTTTTTACCCTTGTTGGTCATATGTAAGCCCAGATACAGGACATTTCCATATTTAAGTACATATTTTTGCGGGATATGTGCTTACACAGGCTGTTAATTTGCTGCATGAGCAGTTTGTCTTAatttgtttgagtttttttcaataaaaggtCATACTGCAATGGTTCGGTATTGCATCTgcatgattttttaaaagtgttttaccAGCTGTTTTACCAAGAAAGGTTCCGTGCCTCgtttttctttgacatttttgtGTATGATTATTTAGCGTGTTTATCTGTCAAAACCCCTGATCTAGCTGCTGTAGCACCTGCAGTGGCTTCCCCCAATGCTGGCCTGTGGCTTGGAGGACATCTGGGAATATCATGTATGCCTTCCAAGACTCTGTATTCACAGTGTTCAAACAGACCACCAGATAATTATGGCTTTCCCAGATCCCTGAGCTCCTGACATCACTGCTGAATATGCCAACAgtatgaaatgttttcttttacccCCTCCACTTTGCCTCAGTTCCCTTGGGTTTTATCAACAACCAATGAAAATAACGTTTACATAGACCGTAAGAACCTTCCAAAAGAGTTGGAAAAGAAAGGCCTGTCATTATTCGGTTTATTTTAGTTTCAGGAAAGCTTGAATGAACCGACAGACGGCTGAAAGGGATAggaaattgcatttaaaaacatctttattcaTCACATCGCcaaatatttacaacacaaTAAATTGTCTACCCATTGAACACTATCCTGAAAATAAATAAGCTTTATTGGAGAAAGAGGATTAAGGAAATGTCATACCtgcatacaaaaataaatacaagataCTTCGTTTTCCATGAAACATTGTCACAGGGAATGTGGAGTTGattgtcctttttctttctctctctctctctctctctctctctcatgttTCAAAACAGAGCAGTTTGTTGGGGGGCTCGTTTTGCTTTTACAACATTCATAGTCGCAGtggtctctctctgtcttcatATCCGTCCCGGCTGTCCTAAGTGCTCCCTTTGCAAACATTACAATCCATGCAAAGGGAAATGCGAAAGGGCTGCGTTCCTCAGAGGCCTGAAGCAGATCAGCTGATCCTGGGACTCGGCTGTCTTTGGCCCGATGCACTGGTTCCTCAGTCTGTGAAAGAAATACAAGTTTTGTACAAGAAAACAAATGTCTGCagccaaaacatttattttgcatgttatgtgGGTGACAGCTTATGATTTTTGGACAAAGAAGGTTTCTGTACAGTCTGTGAAACCTGGTGAGTGACGTATGCCTAAAGGTTTAATGTAGGATAAACTAATTTCCCTTGCATTGATACAGAATGTTACAGGgataataattaattttttttagttttcttttttaccaatAAACATTTGTACTGTCTGTCTATAGAACCTTGTACAAGTTCAATGCCTACATCTTTTTGTAAGTGAATATGCATGTATGATAGCCCATGTCATGCAGATGATATTTTGAAATAGTTGACCAAAAAGTTTAAACCAATAAAGTTTAAATCTATAAGGTTTAAACCAATAAAGCATGGTAAGTGATGTATGACTAAAATCTTTTTATGGGAAAAAGTCATTTCCTTGCATTGAAATATCAtgttatgcagatgatattttgcaatattttatcaaatataGTTTCTGTGAAGTCTAGTATATGCCTATCGCCTTTTTGCAGGTGAATATCCCCATATTTCCATTGATAGTCAATGTTCTATATGGAGTATTTGTTGTGCAACTGAGGTCTCAGCACTGTCAAATGCTCAGTGCACacacttattttaaaaaaaaatgcaacacttTACTTATTGGAGTATGGCTCTTATGCGCTCTGTACATGCCCAGATTGCGTTTGGCACACCTTGTGTCCCTGCAGTATGGAATGTGAAAGTGTCCCAGCTTACCCTGATTTCCCATCACAGACATCCCGAGTCCAGTTAGTGTTAAGTGGTGGACAAGGACCACGCGCCCCCCATCCTCCAAACTGAGAACGCGTAGCTCAAGCGCTCGTGCGCCACGTAGCTGCAACTGGTCCCTCGCGCATCCAGCTCGTCGCTCTGGAGAACCTGGCACAGAAAGTCGATGTAGCGGGCCGCCAGCTTCAGCGTCTGGATCTTGCTGAGCTTGTCGGACGGGAGGGTGGGGATTATTTTACGTAACGACGTAAACGCTTCGTTGAGTGACTGCGTCCGTTGCCGCTCGCGGATGTTGGCCATCACGCGCTGCGTCTGCAGGTCGTCGAAAGAGCGCgctgggctgctgctgctgctggcctcGCTGCCTCCGCTTCCACCGCCGTCGCGGATCTTTCTGCACTTTTTCTTGTCCCGGATGGGGCTCCCCAcgcctccctcctcctcctcctcctcgtctgtGCTCCTGCGCGCTGCCCGCCGCTTCCTCGCCCCTCTCCGCGGCAGCTGACGGTCGCTCTCCTCCTCGCTGTTCCCAGCGCTGTCCATCGGGGAGGAGTCGTCTTCCCGCATCGTATtctcagagggactttaattaGCCCGTCGCACAGTTTCTTGTACAGTTGTGAACCCCTTGGCCCAAGTCCTCTTCAAGTGTCACAAAATATCAACAAACAGCTGAGCTATATTAAGGCGTATGGCCTGCGCTGGTTTTAGATCTGGATTATGAAATCTTATGCGCCACAAACAGGGAGAGGTATCTGCCAGGCTGGGACGACCCCAGGCTCTTATAGCGAGGAGAGGCCAGGAGGATTTTGGGGAGGACTCTGTGATTGGGAGAGGAGGGGTGTAATATAATACTGCGGGAGAAGGAGACTTAGGAAAAACTCCTTAAAACATGTAAGCTTCTCCACACAGAAGTGGGAGGATGTGGTGGTTTAAAAGTCGTGCATCTTGAGCAAACTCTAACTCTGTGGAGatcatttctttttcaaaaaataaaataaaaataattcggTATTGCACGATTGTTAATgggaaataattttaattcCTTTGCATTAGAAGCCTCTCCACCAGTATGCACAAGTTACTTTAATGGAGGCCTTCAGCTCATCTGGATTATTTGAACTCACTCATCTTCTATTTAGCAATACTCCACAGATTCTTAATGGGGCTTAGGCCAGGGCAATTTGTGCATCGTGCACAGTGGTACCATTGTCATCAAAGCAGGTATTGGCACATTTGGCACTGTGGGTGCCGGCCAAGTCCTGCTAGAAAAGGAAATCTgtatctccataaagcttgtcaccAGAAGCATTGAGTTTACTAAGGATACCTTCTGGCAGCTGCACTGATACTGGAAATGATAAAACctagtggaccaacaccagcaaaTGACTTGGCTGAACAAATCATCTCTAACTTTGGAAACAGTACACTGGACATCAAGCAACTTTTATTCCTTTTCACTCCTCTTCCAGACTTGTTGACTTTGATttcaaaatgaaatgcaaaaatgaCTTTAATCTGAAATAAGGACTCTCCACCTGAGCAATGGTTCGATTCTTTAGCTCTTTATGAAAGTTAAGATAGTTCTACCGTTGTCTTTGGTTCACAAGTGTAGCACAAGAGATGTAACAGTTGAAGCCAATGTCCTGGAGCTGTCTGGTGGCTGTTAAATCTCTGACTTAAATCATAGTTCATGCCTTGTAAATCTCCCCCAATCTTTTGCAAAAGCTTGGTTTCACATTCTTCTCAAAGCTGTGGTTATCCCCATcgtttccccctttttctttccactaaactttccaatAATTTGCTTGGAAACAGGACTACAGTTAGCTTCTTTGGCGTTACTTTATGTGGCCTAACCTCTTTTTGCAGAGTGCCAATGAACTCAACAGACTTTCCCATTACTGTAGGCCATAAAACATtcctttatgtttgtttttcttggtcTATGTAGTGTTCAGATTTTCtttgaaactgaattttgtgttTGAATTGGCTGTAAACCAGAAtaatcaaaatgaaacaaaaataaacgcTTAAGAATGTATCACTTTGTGTGTATTGGAGTTCCACTTTTTGGACTGAATTACTGTAATTAAATAATAAGTTGCCGACCATGTTccaatttattgagatgcacctatATGTCTACAGCCAAGAGTGCCACAACTCAAAACACTTAATTTGTTAAATAAGTACTACAcgttatatattaaaaataaagacatatatagaatatatgatacatgtatttaattatttacatttttacaaatttataGACTACACAACTAAGTGTGGCAATAATTAATCCAATCATTTACTGGCATCTTAAAAACGTTTACTTATCAAAATATATGATTACAGTatttattaaatcatttaacGTGTATGAAACAAAATTCATGAACTGTGTTTTTGCAGAACATTCTGGATTTGTTTTCAACCTTCAAAGCCAGTGGGCGGAGCTCACACTGCTATCACCCAAGGTGATTGGTCTTATTCAGGAGTCATGGTGACACTTTAAAAAGTATAGTATAGCACAGTAAATTATAATAATGTtgattattgttattaaattattgttattgttattgaattgtatatgtattgttattaaaaataacgagataaataaataactaaatatttaCCTATGATATCAGGATGTAAAGAAGATGTAATGATGCAATTTGTAATGGtgtagatatttatttttagatcatatatttaatacatttgGACCTTTgaacaaattaatttattacTCAAAATCCCTTAGTGTGTCTATTTCGGTTTTGTTCAAAGTATTACACACGTATGACTTTAGATTTCTTTCATGACAATAGTGGCTCTCTCGGagcttatatttttttcaaatctcCGGAGATCCTCGGGTGCGGAAAGTTTCATCTGCTTTTCTTCTTTCACactcaaaaataaacagaaactagCTCTAAGTTACCCCCACCAAAATGTCTCCGTGTGCTGCTAGGTTTAGACGCCTCAGAAGGGACCAGCGGTGATTAAAAAACATCAGACCACTGAAGCACAGGAGGTTGTCCCAGCAGGAGGCCTCTGCTGCTATAAGCAGACCGACGTGTTTATTTTCCCGTCAGCTGCTCGGCGTTGAGGTATGCACTTAAATGGGCCCGACTTCCCCACAGGGGATCCCGGCACAGCAGCTCAGGTTTAAAGGAAGATCCGTCCCGTCCAAGGGTGCGCTGAGGGGCGGATCGGTGCGCACAGCGGGTGCGTATTTAGGGCCGGAGCATAACGCAAATACTAGATGTGGTAAAGGTGGAATGGGAGGAAGGATGACAGCAATAGTGTACATATTTGACCAGTGAGCTCTAGACACTATTGAGGACGGAAGGAAAGAGAAACAAACCGTAAGAACAGAGCTGCCGTTGTTGTAtttgggggtggtggtggtggtgcttATCAGAAATGCAAAAGATTTGAAAGGCAAATCCAAGATTCACTGCGTGGCGCTGAACGAGAGTTAAGCTCTGGGGTGTAAATTGGGTGATAGATAGGCTGTGATGCTGTTAAGGCCTTGTGATTAGATCAAATTGTAGATTTACTTCTCATGAAGGATTAAACTGACTCATTCCCACCTTCTTTTCTCAAATGGGGTATTTCCCAGGGTAGAAAACCAAATTATCGCACTatggaggagggaaaaaaaaacctcctgcaGCTCACCTGTTCTGCAGAGGGCAGGTGAGGTGCATAACTCTCCAAGGTGCTGAAACTCACAGTAAGATCTCAAGGGTCAATGGTTTTTTGAAGTTCTGATGTAGATCAGGAGTTTCAAGAATGAATAATTAGCTTTCCATCTCACAGTTTTGGAGGAAGTCACTTATTTGAACAGAATAAACCAAGCGAGGATACTGAAACGATGACTTAAACACTATGGCCACATACCTAAATACTTTTCCTATGATTGTGTGgaaagacgtttttttttttttttttttaagaagcaaacaaaaaagtacCCTGCCTTTGTGCATGGTTATGTCTCTGTGGTGTTTCTGGTAACCTAGGGAAGACGCTGTATGTTGCTCCCTTGGTATCCTGCGTAGACGGAAATGTTTATAGACATGCAAAGGATGcatcttttttaaatactagattaattattttttttattttgctgctgcACTTGCACATCCGATCTGACCAATTAATCCAACCTCTCCTAACCGTTTCGgagtttttactgaaacattgtTTGTTTCACTGCTTATCCACTGTTATTTATTGTATAAATGATGCAAAGCAAATAACTGgatggtcaaaaaaaaaaaaaaaaacgcgtaCAGTGATTAAAACAATCCCCCTTTTGGCTTTTTGATAAACCATGACATTTAGGCATGATCATTGTGTATTTAACCTtattaaatgtacaaaaatcaATCCAACTTGAACAGTTGATTCGTTGTTGGTGCTTTGGTTGGTGATGGTTTGGAAAAGGAGCCTCAAATCAAACTCGGCTCAGGGTACCAACAATATTTAGTATGTTCAATGTACAACTATTTGCTGCTcctcctactactactactactactacaaataataataatattattaacaataataatcataatcataatATATCACTATGTTGCAAAAGGAGAATAAAGCATATACGTGTATTGCTTCACCGCAGctgattattcattcatttctgtGTAATCTCTGAATCCAGTAGCagcttatttttctctctcaaaaaaaaaaaaaaaaaaaaaaaaaaaagtcacacaaCTCGTTCTCAGGTGTTCTCCAGCAGGTCCATCATGAAGGAGATGTAGACGATTGCCAGACGCAGCGTTTCGATCCGGGACAGCCTCTTTTCGTACGCAAAGGTGGGAACCTTTCTCCTCAGCTCATCGAACGCCTCGTTCAGGCTGAACATCCGCTTTCTCTCCCGCACGTTGGCCGCCTGCCGCTGGACGCCGCTGATGATCCTCCTCCGCTTGGACCTGTTGCTCCCACGGCTGCAGCACCTCGGTGAGCCGCTCGTCGGACGCTCGCTGCGCCCTCTGTCCTGCGGAGCTCTGGCCCAGGAAGAGCCGCACAGCCGCGTCGGGCTGTTTGCGCAGCATGGGGCGATGTCCACCTGCTCCTCCGCTGCTCCTAGTGCGCACTTCTGGGTGAACCCGATCAGGTTCATGTCGCTGACAAAGTTTATTAACATGGATTCGTGAAGGTCCATGGTCGGTCTGCGGCTGCCAGCGCGAAAGGGGTTGACGCTTTTTTGTCTCCTGCTCGGTTGAGAGGAAAATCCGACTCCAATCAAGTCTTTAAAAACCACGACAAGTGCATCCAACTTTCTACATATCCCGGCAGCTCTCCACGGGGTTAGATCCTACTTGGCTGAAGTTCAAGGGCCTTTTCCTGCGGTTTTAATAAGTCACCCACACCTCTTCACAGCGCCACATCTTTTATGCCACCTCTGCTTTTAAATTGAATCTATTTCTCCCGTTGGTCCGGCTTTAAATGGGCCCGAGAGGAAGCCAGAGGGTTCTGCCAATTGATGCGCTGTCCCCCCGGAGGCCCTTAATGAGCTTCTGGAGAACGGAGGCTCTTGACAGAAGGTCACACAGGCTTGTTTGCACACTTCTCTCGGCCTCGGCGGCTAAATAATGACACTTTTAACACTTAAACTGGCCAAGAGAAGACCAAACAGAGCATTCTCTAACAGCCAGAAGCTTTTCTGTTGCAAATCAAAGCAAATAGCTGTCCGTTCCCATGGCAAGAAAGAGTCCACACTGCAGGGACTGCTGAGAGAATCACTGTGGGCTTCAATGCCTGCTCGCTATAGCTGCAAGAAAATTCTTTGCATCTTCAGTTTTTTACATAGAAACGATCATTTTGGGTAATAACATTAGTTACAGCTTTCCACCAGTCGCCGATGATGGTTATTTCAAAAGGGACAATACGCAAAACATGCCAGAATTACAGCCGTGAATGCTAGCGATCCGTGCAATAGGATACaataaatgtatgtaaaacATACAAATTGGCAAAAATACTTCCATTACAAAATTCGTTAAATCAGAATAcatctgttaaaataaaaaaagcatatcaggTAGCATAcgtgaaaataattttataagaGCAACAAAACACAACTACAGAAAATTATTATAATCCA is part of the Fundulus heteroclitus isolate FHET01 chromosome 13, MU-UCD_Fhet_4.1, whole genome shotgun sequence genome and harbors:
- the twist1a gene encoding twist-related protein 1a, yielding MREDDSSPMDSAGNSEEESDRQLPRRGARKRRAARRSTDEEEEEEGGVGSPIRDKKKCRKIRDGGGSGGSEASSSSSPARSFDDLQTQRVMANIRERQRTQSLNEAFTSLRKIIPTLPSDKLSKIQTLKLAARYIDFLCQVLQSDELDARGTSCSYVAHERLSYAFSVWRMGGAWSLSTT
- the LOC110368171 gene encoding fer3-like protein, coding for MDLHESMLINFVSDMNLIGFTQKCALGAAEEQVDIAPCCANSPTRLCGSSWARAPQDRGRSERPTSGSPRCCSRGSNRSKRRRIISGVQRQAANVRERKRMFSLNEAFDELRRKVPTFAYEKRLSRIETLRLAIVYISFMMDLLENT